One Fusobacterium ulcerans DNA segment encodes these proteins:
- a CDS encoding ATP-binding protein — MMKCKYCNKDYVRNENRYLELFPESLRKNVEYIPACDCLEKEKEREMEELERKRVHECIKNKVKKYEEISVIDNKFLESRFENADMSSKYMQLGKKYAENFLKKDKQIGLLFYGGVGTGKTFTTACIANYLMERGKTVLVINLGLYLNKVGRDWGEAEKRFLEQVEKCDLIIIDDFGTEKDLDENQSCWRAEKIYNLIDARYRSNKPLILSTNLIFDRDEKICELTKRFSVHGQNRIRDRITDMCFPVKVAGKSKRGMTQEAFIEFIS; from the coding sequence ATGATGAAATGTAAATATTGCAATAAAGATTATGTGAGAAATGAAAATAGATATTTGGAACTATTTCCTGAAAGCCTTAGGAAAAATGTGGAATATATTCCAGCCTGTGACTGTCTGGAAAAGGAAAAAGAAAGGGAAATGGAGGAATTGGAAAGAAAAAGAGTTCATGAATGTATAAAAAATAAAGTGAAAAAATATGAAGAAATTTCTGTCATAGATAATAAATTTTTGGAAAGCAGATTTGAAAATGCAGATATGAGCAGTAAATATATGCAGTTGGGAAAGAAATATGCAGAGAATTTTCTGAAAAAAGACAAGCAGATAGGATTGTTGTTTTATGGGGGAGTAGGAACAGGAAAGACTTTTACTACAGCCTGTATAGCAAACTATCTCATGGAAAGAGGAAAGACAGTATTGGTAATAAATCTGGGGCTATATCTCAATAAAGTGGGGAGAGATTGGGGAGAAGCTGAAAAAAGATTTTTAGAACAGGTAGAAAAGTGTGATCTGATAATCATTGATGACTTTGGTACTGAAAAAGATCTGGATGAGAATCAATCCTGCTGGAGAGCTGAAAAGATATATAATCTCATAGATGCAAGGTACAGAAGTAATAAACCTTTGATATTATCTACAAATCTGATTTTCGATAGAGATGAAAAAATATGTGAACTAACTAAGAGGTTTTCTGTACATGGACAAAATAGGATAAGGGACAGAATAACAGATATGTGTTTTCCTGTAAAAGTAGCAGGGAAGAGCAAAAGAGGAATGACTCAAGAGGCATTTATAGAATTTATCTCATAA
- a CDS encoding helix-turn-helix domain-containing protein: MDKVKMLGIYEEGYGVVAKKVMRDKTLNILSKAVYAYICSYTGKGKDAFPSQNLICRDLGIGKSTLVKYIKELKDRGYVQHKEKGKFAQNLYTVNAIPCIVSSDTVETDTNPTARGQVNTNNNSLNNNKKNNNNIKDKKINNTHTEVEEKADDSAEHKNEIEKEKLSDAPMEIQDILKKYKELGLPEYNYRPDNYVILGVWRELGAVKLFEALTLMSESEFVKNNMSVNSIFKIENLKKAMNGNFKDKENKGKKKNSSKKEFKRPEYKDFTEKLIDGALNGTLGGNKNDEM; the protein is encoded by the coding sequence ATGGATAAGGTTAAAATGCTGGGAATATACGAAGAAGGATATGGAGTTGTAGCAAAAAAAGTAATGAGGGACAAAACTTTAAATATTTTATCAAAAGCTGTCTATGCCTATATATGCAGTTATACTGGAAAAGGAAAGGATGCCTTTCCATCGCAAAATTTGATATGCAGAGATCTGGGGATAGGAAAAAGTACACTGGTAAAATATATCAAGGAATTAAAAGACAGAGGATATGTCCAGCATAAAGAAAAAGGGAAGTTTGCCCAAAATCTATATACTGTAAATGCTATACCGTGTATAGTTTCGTCGGATACGGTAGAAACCGATACGAATCCTACCGCACGCGGTCAGGTGAACACTAATAATAACAGTCTTAATAATAACAAAAAGAATAATAATAACATAAAAGATAAAAAGATAAATAATACACACACAGAGGTGGAAGAGAAAGCTGATGATAGTGCAGAACATAAAAATGAGATTGAGAAAGAAAAATTAAGTGATGCGCCTATGGAGATACAGGATATATTAAAAAAATATAAAGAGCTGGGACTGCCAGAGTATAACTACAGACCAGATAACTATGTAATCTTGGGAGTATGGAGAGAATTAGGAGCTGTAAAGCTTTTTGAAGCACTGACACTGATGTCGGAGTCTGAGTTTGTAAAAAACAACATGAGCGTCAACAGTATTTTCAAGATAGAAAACCTAAAGAAAGCCATGAATGGAAATTTTAAAGATAAAGAAAACAAGGGCAAAAAGAAGAACAGCTCCAAAAAAGAATTTAAAAGACCAGAATATAAAGATTTTACTGAAAAGTTGATAGATGGTGCTTTAAATGGAACATTAGGGGGAAATAAAAATGATGAAATGTAA
- a CDS encoding helix-turn-helix domain-containing protein: protein MEREEYIYKKLGNLSALDKALAEEIVEHIGEWATINEAAKYLKNHKNTIYERVEEGDVISRRIGNKILIYTRSLIFLLE from the coding sequence ATGGAGAGAGAGGAATATATATACAAAAAACTAGGAAATCTTTCAGCGCTGGACAAGGCACTGGCAGAGGAAATAGTGGAGCATATAGGAGAATGGGCGACAATAAATGAGGCGGCAAAGTATTTAAAAAATCATAAAAATACTATCTACGAAAGAGTTGAGGAAGGAGATGTTATTTCCAGAAGAATTGGAAACAAAATTTTAATTTACACTAGAAGCCTGATTTTTTTATTAGAATAA